A genomic stretch from Heptranchias perlo isolate sHepPer1 chromosome 28, sHepPer1.hap1, whole genome shotgun sequence includes:
- the LOC137345096 gene encoding tricarboxylate transport protein, mitochondrial-like codes for MSSLIRPFSVNDSPCPIRPKPVHFRPGGEAGKSGGGPGGERRRTLAAAAPAGDSRKLTHPGKAILAGGLAGGIEICITYPTEYVKTQLQLDEQANPPRYKGIGDCVRVTVRDHGVRGLYRGLSSLLYGSIPKSAVRFGMFEFLTNRMLDENGKLTNQRSMLCGLGAGVAEAVLVVCPMETVKVKFIHDQCSPNPKYRGFFHGLREIIREQGLRGTYQGVTATVLKQGSNQAIRFFVMTMWRNWYKGNDPHKAINPFITAVFGASAGAASVFGNTPLDVVKTRMQGLQSDKYKNTLDCAYQIFKNEGPFAFYKGTVPRLSRVCLDVAIVFVIYEEVIKVLNMVWKTD; via the exons ATGTCGTCTCTAATCAGGCCCTTCAGCGTCAACGACTCCCCGTGCCCCATCAGGCCGAAGCCGGTTCACTTCCGGCCGGGCGGCGAGGCAGGAAAGTCCGGCGGAGGCCCGGGCGGGGAGCGGCGGCGGACATTGGCAGCAGCGGCGCCTGCAGGCGACTCGAGGAAGCTCACTCACCCGGGGAAAGCCATCCTGGCAG GTGGACTTGCTGGTGGAATTGAGATCTGTATCACATATCCAACAGAGTATGTGAAAACACAGCTacaacttgacgaacaggcaaaTCCTCCACGCTATAAGGGCATTG GTGACTGTGTCCGGGTGACTGTTCGGGATCATGGGGTGAGAGGACTGTACCGAGGTCTGAGCTCCCTGCTCTACGGTTCCATCCCAAAATCTGCTGTCAG GTTTGGAATGTTTGAATTCCTGACTAACCGGATGCTGGATGAGAACGGGAAGCTGACCAACCAGAGGAGCATGCTGTGCGGTCTGGGGGCTGGGGTGGCAGAAGCTGTGCTGGTCGTCTGCCCCATGGAGACAGTAAAG GTGAAGTTTATTCATGACCAGTGCTCGCCTAATCCCAAATACCGTGGGTTTTTCCATGGTCTTCGTGAGATTATTCGAGAACAGG GCCTTCGAGGGACGTACCAGGGTGTGACGGCCACAGTCCTCAAACAGGGGTCGAACCAAGCAATACGCTTCTTTGTCATGACAATGTGGCGGAACTGGTATAAAG GTAATGACCCACATAAAGCAATCAATCCGTTTATCACGGCTGTGTTTGGGGCCAGCGCCGGGGCAGCCAGCGTCTTCGGGAACACCCCCCTGGATGTGGTGAAGACGAGGATGCAG GGCCTCCAGTCCGACAAGTACAAGAACACGTTGGATTGTGCGTATCAGATCTTTAAAAACGAGGGGCCCTTTGC GTTTTACAAAGGGACAGTTCCCCGCTTGAGCAGAGTGTGTCTTGACGTGGCCATTGTCTTCGTCATTTATGAGGAGGTCATCAAAGTTCTGAACATGGTCTGGAAGACGGACTAA